A genomic stretch from Hugenholtzia roseola DSM 9546 includes:
- a CDS encoding ATP-binding cassette domain-containing protein: MSEDILKALTQLFAIISKQDVGVSEAEREFVIGFFEKELDKQTVSEYVQLYDHYAKYGVEVASKKDKEGEKEKKSRNVNVLESVKTLKICKEINKTLDQKQKVIILFKLLEMLVTDGNFSKQRMEIIDTVSKVFNIPKEEYPLIESFVKSKTSAEMEDSELYLVFDEERPPEGSKKRYLDSGYLDGEIIFIRVKSVELYFMRYLGNDDIYLNGQLVKRNGILLFSHGSVIKTPKGAPLYYSDLVTRFNDTEIKNRISFAVNHLEFRFPDGTIGLRDINFAEGPGKLISIMGASGAGKTTLLNVLAGLEEPYKGEVLINGFNIHKEKDKIEGVIGYIAQDDLLIEELTVYQNLYYNAKLCFKDMPEKELHERVMDVLASLGLDRISHIQVGNVLNKMISGGQRKRLNIALELIREPAIMFVDEPTSGLSSRDSENVIDLLKELSLKGKLIFVVIHQPSSDIYKMFDKMILLDTGGYPIFYGNPVDAITYFKRATNQVGSDEGQCPTCGTVQPELLFNIIEARVVNEYGEYTNKRKITPPEWNDLYKQTHKIEPIETVKETPPNSLNIPSKLQQTVIFTIRDFLSKISNRQYLAINLLEAPLLALLLALVVRFKNAKGIDEYIFRYNDNVPAYILIAIIVALFMGLTVSAEEIIRDRKIQKRESFLNLSRGSYLFSKITILFSLSAIQTLSFALIGNFILEVQGMYFVYWVVLFTVSCFANMLGLNISASFNSAVTVYIIIPLLLIPQMILSGAIFRFDQLNNSIVEKGRVPVIADIMASRWAYEAIAVEQFKSNPYEKHFFEVEMEISRNSHRMNFWIPKLQEIIDRVITHKKNPQNDSITALIQKDLALIAYEVKSEGVSNLIKEYSEGKLDLEKALSEVDIDEKTGELFKAVLEQIRKQDYNSAFVRATETKDSIVNVLEQNPDNKLDVNAMQNSFHNDALASQVKNEMIKDRYVEGVDALVQQTDPIFYLPAHVRGWWDYRTHFFAPRKHFAGNLYNTLAFNLSVIWLMSFLLYLTLYFEVLKKAFSLLGALPSFFKKKKK; encoded by the coding sequence ATGAGTGAAGACATACTCAAAGCCCTTACCCAGCTATTTGCCATTATTTCGAAACAAGATGTGGGCGTATCGGAAGCAGAACGTGAATTTGTAATCGGTTTTTTTGAAAAAGAACTCGATAAGCAGACCGTTTCCGAATACGTGCAACTCTATGACCATTATGCTAAGTATGGGGTCGAGGTCGCTTCTAAAAAAGATAAGGAGGGCGAAAAAGAGAAAAAGAGTCGGAATGTCAATGTCTTAGAGTCGGTCAAGACGCTCAAGATTTGTAAAGAAATCAATAAGACTTTAGACCAGAAACAAAAGGTCATTATCCTTTTCAAGTTGCTTGAAATGCTTGTTACTGACGGCAATTTCAGCAAGCAGCGCATGGAGATAATCGATACTGTTTCCAAAGTCTTCAACATTCCCAAAGAAGAGTATCCCCTGATAGAGAGTTTTGTCAAGAGCAAGACTTCGGCAGAAATGGAGGATTCCGAACTCTACCTCGTCTTTGACGAAGAGCGTCCGCCCGAAGGGAGCAAAAAACGCTACCTCGATTCAGGGTATTTAGATGGAGAGATTATCTTTATTCGCGTCAAGAGTGTGGAACTTTATTTCATGCGCTACTTGGGCAATGATGATATTTATCTCAATGGGCAGCTTGTTAAGCGCAACGGCATCTTACTTTTTTCGCATGGCAGTGTCATCAAAACGCCAAAGGGTGCGCCCCTTTATTACAGCGATTTGGTTACGCGCTTCAATGATACCGAAATTAAAAATCGCATCTCTTTTGCGGTCAATCACTTAGAATTTCGCTTTCCAGACGGCACAATCGGTCTGCGCGATATCAACTTTGCCGAAGGACCGGGCAAGCTCATCAGCATCATGGGGGCAAGTGGGGCAGGAAAGACTACCCTGCTCAACGTCTTGGCGGGTTTGGAAGAACCCTACAAGGGCGAAGTGCTTATCAATGGCTTCAATATTCACAAAGAAAAAGATAAAATAGAAGGCGTTATCGGCTATATTGCCCAAGACGACTTACTTATAGAAGAACTAACAGTTTATCAAAACCTCTATTACAATGCCAAACTCTGCTTCAAAGACATGCCCGAAAAGGAACTGCATGAGCGCGTCATGGACGTATTAGCGAGTTTGGGTCTGGATAGAATTTCACACATTCAGGTAGGCAACGTTCTCAATAAGATGATTAGTGGGGGGCAGCGCAAACGCCTCAATATTGCCCTCGAACTAATTCGTGAGCCTGCGATTATGTTTGTAGATGAGCCTACTTCGGGGCTTTCTTCGCGCGACTCGGAAAATGTCATCGACTTGCTAAAAGAATTGTCTTTGAAAGGCAAACTCATCTTTGTTGTCATACATCAGCCTTCTTCCGACATCTATAAGATGTTTGACAAAATGATTTTGCTCGATACGGGAGGCTACCCCATTTTTTACGGCAACCCTGTAGATGCAATCACTTATTTCAAACGCGCCACCAACCAAGTGGGAAGCGACGAGGGGCAGTGTCCTACCTGTGGTACGGTGCAGCCAGAACTGCTTTTCAATATCATAGAGGCGCGAGTAGTGAATGAATATGGCGAATACACCAACAAACGCAAAATTACGCCGCCCGAATGGAACGATTTATACAAGCAAACGCATAAAATCGAACCCATAGAAACGGTAAAAGAAACGCCACCTAATAGCTTGAATATTCCTTCAAAGCTACAGCAGACGGTTATTTTTACGATTCGCGATTTCTTGTCTAAAATCAGCAATAGGCAATATTTGGCAATCAACTTATTGGAAGCTCCGCTTTTGGCACTTTTGCTTGCCTTAGTGGTGCGCTTCAAAAATGCAAAAGGCATAGACGAATACATTTTCCGCTACAATGACAACGTGCCTGCCTACATTCTTATCGCTATCATTGTCGCGCTCTTTATGGGGCTTACCGTCAGTGCCGAAGAAATTATACGCGATAGAAAGATTCAGAAAAGAGAGTCTTTCCTCAATTTGAGTAGGGGCAGTTATCTTTTTTCTAAAATCACGATACTTTTTTCGCTTTCTGCTATCCAAACGCTTTCTTTTGCCCTTATCGGCAATTTTATCTTGGAAGTGCAGGGTATGTATTTTGTCTATTGGGTCGTCTTATTTACGGTTTCTTGCTTTGCCAATATGTTGGGGCTTAATATTTCGGCTTCCTTCAATTCTGCCGTTACGGTTTATATCATCATTCCGCTCTTGCTTATTCCACAGATGATTTTAAGCGGTGCAATTTTCCGTTTCGACCAGCTCAATAATTCTATCGTAGAAAAAGGGCGCGTCCCCGTTATTGCTGATATCATGGCTTCGCGCTGGGCGTATGAAGCCATTGCGGTAGAACAATTTAAGAGCAATCCTTACGAAAAACATTTCTTTGAAGTAGAGATGGAAATTAGTAGGAATAGCCACCGTATGAATTTTTGGATACCCAAGTTACAAGAAATCATCGACCGCGTGATTACGCACAAGAAAAATCCGCAGAACGACTCTATTACGGCACTTATCCAAAAGGATTTAGCTCTGATTGCGTATGAAGTCAAGAGTGAGGGCGTTTCTAACCTGATTAAAGAATATTCCGAAGGCAAATTAGACCTCGAAAAAGCCTTGTCGGAAGTGGATATTGATGAAAAAACAGGCGAACTTTTCAAAGCCGTTTTGGAGCAAATCCGAAAACAAGACTACAATTCGGCTTTTGTGCGTGCTACCGAAACGAAGGATAGTATCGTCAATGTTTTGGAGCAAAATCCCGATAATAAGCTCGATGTCAATGCCATGCAAAATAGTTTCCACAACGACGCATTGGCTTCACAGGTGAAAAATGAGATGATTAAAGACCGTTATGTTGAAGGGGTAGATGCCTTAGTACAACAAACAGACCCTATTTTCTACCTGCCCGCTCACGTGCGCGGTTGGTGGGACTACCGTACCCATTTCTTTGCACCCAGAAAGCATTTTGCAGGCAACTTATACAATACCTTAGCGTTCAATCTTTCGGTGATTTGGCTTATGTCGTTTTTGTTGTATCTTACGCTCTATTTTGAAGTCTTGAAGAAAGCTTTTTCCCTATTAGGTGCGCTGCCTTCCTTTTTCAAAAAGAAAAAGAAGTAA